One part of the Fusobacterium pseudoperiodonticum genome encodes these proteins:
- a CDS encoding SDR family oxidoreductase: MKIALVTGASSGIGYEIAKTLLNMDYEVYGIARNFIKNETKIFEDYENFFPVVCDLAKLDELEKTLHLLKKIKFDLIINSAGLAYFGLHEEINIAKIKNMISVNLQAPLVISQYFLRTLKENKGIIINISSVTANKESPLASVYSATKAGLSQFSKSLFEEVRKNDVKVITIYPDMTKTNFYQNNTYFECDDDEKAYIKSEDIAKTIEFILNQSDNIVFTDVTIKPQRHKIKKIKRKE; encoded by the coding sequence ATGAAAATTGCTTTAGTTACAGGAGCTAGTTCAGGAATAGGTTATGAGATAGCAAAAACATTATTAAATATGGACTATGAAGTTTATGGTATCGCTAGAAATTTCATAAAAAATGAAACTAAGATTTTTGAAGATTATGAAAACTTTTTTCCTGTTGTTTGTGATCTAGCTAAACTTGATGAATTGGAAAAAACTTTACATTTATTGAAAAAAATAAAATTTGATTTAATCATAAATTCAGCAGGACTTGCATATTTTGGTTTACATGAAGAGATAAATATAGCTAAAATTAAAAATATGATATCAGTGAATTTACAAGCACCTCTTGTAATCAGTCAATATTTTTTAAGAACTTTAAAAGAAAATAAGGGGATAATAATAAATATTTCATCAGTTACTGCAAATAAAGAAAGTCCTTTAGCTTCTGTTTATTCAGCAACAAAAGCAGGTCTTAGTCAATTTTCAAAAAGTTTGTTTGAAGAAGTTAGAAAGAATGATGTTAAGGTTATAACAATCTATCCAGATATGACTAAGACAAACTTCTATCAGAATAATACATATTTTGAATGTGATGATGATGAAAAGGCATATATAAAAAGTGAAGATATAGCAAAAACGATAGAGTTTATTTTAAATCAAAGTGATAATATAGTTTTTACAGATGTAACAATAAAGCCTCAAAGGCATAAAATAAAAAAGATAAAAAGAAAGGAATAA
- a CDS encoding KpsF/GutQ family sugar-phosphate isomerase, with protein sequence MLDQEIIEIAKNIYDTEIKSLEKRMNKLSENFVKVVRKIFDCKGKVVVTGIGKTGIIGKKISATFASTGTTSIFMNSTEGLHGDLGIINPEDIVLAISNSGESDEILAIMPAIKNIGAFVIAMTGNINSRLAKASDLYINTHVDEEGCPLNLAPMSSTTNALVMGDAIAGCLMKLRNFSPQNFAMYHPGGSLGRKLLTKVGNLMKTGEALALCKADTSMEDIVILMSEKKLGVVCVMNDDNSLLVGIITEGDIRRALSHKEKFFSLKASDIMTTNYTKVDKEEMATQALSIMEDRPHQINVLPVFDDNNFVGVIRIHDLLKVR encoded by the coding sequence ATGTTAGATCAAGAAATTATAGAAATTGCTAAAAATATTTATGATACAGAAATAAAATCTCTAGAAAAGAGAATGAATAAACTATCAGAAAATTTTGTAAAAGTAGTTAGAAAAATCTTTGATTGTAAAGGAAAAGTAGTTGTTACAGGTATAGGTAAAACAGGAATAATAGGTAAGAAAATTTCAGCAACTTTTGCTTCAACAGGAACAACAAGTATTTTTATGAACTCAACAGAAGGTTTACATGGTGACTTAGGAATTATCAATCCAGAAGATATAGTTTTAGCCATTTCAAATAGTGGTGAAAGCGATGAAATTCTTGCAATAATGCCAGCAATAAAAAATATAGGTGCTTTTGTAATTGCAATGACAGGAAATATTAATTCAAGACTTGCTAAAGCTTCAGACCTATATATTAATACACATGTAGATGAAGAAGGTTGTCCTTTAAATCTTGCACCTATGTCATCTACGACTAATGCACTTGTTATGGGAGATGCCATTGCAGGTTGTCTTATGAAACTTAGAAATTTCTCACCTCAAAACTTTGCAATGTATCATCCAGGTGGAAGTTTAGGAAGAAAGTTATTAACAAAAGTTGGAAATTTAATGAAAACAGGTGAAGCTCTTGCTCTTTGTAAGGCTGATACAAGTATGGAAGACATTGTAATTTTAATGAGTGAGAAAAAACTTGGAGTAGTCTGTGTAATGAATGATGATAACAGTCTTTTAGTAGGAATTATTACTGAAGGAGATATAAGAAGAGCTTTAAGCCACAAAGAAAAATTCTTTAGCTTAAAAGCTAGTGATATAATGACAACTAATTATACTAAAGTTGATAAAGAAGAAATGGCAACTCAAGCCTTATCAATCATGGAAGATAGACCTCATCAAATAAATGTGTTACCAGTGTTTGATGATAATAATTTTGTAGGAGTTATCAGAATACACGATTTATTGAAAGTTAGGTAA
- a CDS encoding MBL fold metallo-hydrolase produces the protein MNISILGSGSSGNSTFVEIEDYKLLVDTGFSCKKTEEKLEMIGKKLSDISAILITHEHSDHINGAGVIARKYDIPIYITPESYRAGASKLGEIDKSLIKFIDGAFVLDDKVKVSPFDVMHDAERTIGFKLESQLNKKIAISTDIGYITNIVREYFKDVDAMVIESNYDFNTLMNCSYPWNLKERVKSRNGHLSNNECAKFIKEMYTDKLKKVFLAHVSKDSNHLSIIKETLEDEFTGMLRKPNCEITSQDKVTKLFTIE, from the coding sequence ATGAATATTTCAATTCTAGGAAGTGGGAGTTCAGGGAATTCAACTTTTGTAGAAATAGAAGACTATAAATTATTGGTAGATACAGGTTTTAGTTGTAAAAAAACTGAAGAAAAATTGGAAATGATAGGTAAAAAATTATCAGATATATCAGCGATTTTAATAACTCATGAGCATAGTGACCATATAAATGGAGCAGGAGTTATAGCAAGAAAATACGATATTCCTATCTATATAACTCCTGAAAGTTATAGAGCAGGAGCAAGTAAATTAGGAGAAATAGATAAATCTCTAATAAAATTTATAGATGGTGCCTTTGTACTGGATGATAAAGTTAAAGTTTCACCATTTGATGTTATGCATGACGCTGAAAGAACTATTGGTTTTAAATTAGAAAGCCAACTTAATAAAAAAATAGCAATATCTACTGATATTGGTTATATAACAAATATAGTTAGAGAATATTTTAAAGATGTAGATGCCATGGTAATAGAAAGTAATTATGATTTTAATACTCTTATGAATTGTTCATATCCTTGGAATTTAAAAGAAAGAGTTAAAAGTAGAAATGGACATCTTTCAAATAATGAGTGTGCAAAGTTTATCAAAGAGATGTATACAGATAAATTGAAGAAAGTATTCTTGGCACATGTTAGTAAGGATAGTAATCATTTAAGTATAATTAAAGAAACATTGGAAGATGAATTCACAGGAATGTTGAGAAAGCCAAATTGTGAAATTACAAGTCAAGATAAGGTTACAAAATTATTTACTATAGAATAA
- a CDS encoding NAD(P)/FAD-dependent oxidoreductase translates to MKVNISNIIVSINKNQEKEIYKELEKNGISRDNIENLKYLKKSIDSRKKNDIKFIYTLEISLKKNINLEKYSKLSLAKDESYDKRVALYPQREVAVVGTGPAGLFSALRLAELGYIPIVFERGEEVDKRNITTDNFIKTSILNPNSNIQFGEGGAGTYSDGKLNTRIKSEYIEKVFKEFIECGAQEEIFWNYKPHIGTDVLRIVVKNLREKIKSLGGKFYFSSLVEDIEVKNNEIKSLKILEVDSGKRYNYDIDKVIFAIGHSSRDTYKMLYSKGIAMENKPFAIGVRIEHLRKDIDKMQYGEAVSNPLLEAATYNMAFNNKKETRGTFSFCMCPGGEIVNASSEIGASLVNGMSYSTRNGKFSNSAIVVGVSERDYGSQIFSGMYLQEELEKKNYEIVGNYGAIYQNIIDFMKNQKTSFEIESSYKMKLFSYDINNFFPDYIKRNLHSAFENWSKNQLFISNKVNLIGPETRTSAPVKILRDLKGESISVKGIFPIGEGAGYAGGIMSAAVDGIKIVDLAFSKKIIE, encoded by the coding sequence ATGAAAGTTAATATTAGTAATATAATTGTATCAATAAATAAAAATCAAGAGAAAGAAATATATAAAGAATTAGAGAAAAATGGTATTTCTAGGGATAACATAGAAAATTTAAAATACTTAAAAAAATCTATAGATAGTAGAAAGAAAAATGATATTAAATTTATCTATACTTTAGAGATTAGTTTAAAGAAAAATATAAATTTAGAAAAATATTCAAAATTAAGTTTAGCAAAAGATGAAAGTTATGATAAGAGAGTAGCCCTTTATCCTCAAAGAGAAGTTGCTGTTGTAGGAACGGGACCTGCAGGACTTTTCTCAGCTCTAAGACTAGCAGAATTGGGATATATTCCCATTGTATTCGAAAGAGGAGAAGAAGTAGATAAAAGAAATATAACAACAGATAATTTTATTAAAACTTCTATTCTAAATCCCAATTCAAATATACAGTTTGGAGAAGGTGGAGCAGGAACTTATTCTGATGGAAAGTTAAATACTAGAATTAAAAGTGAATATATAGAAAAAGTTTTCAAAGAATTTATAGAATGTGGAGCTCAAGAAGAAATTTTTTGGAACTACAAACCACATATAGGAACAGATGTCTTAAGAATTGTAGTTAAAAATTTAAGAGAAAAAATTAAATCTTTAGGAGGAAAATTTTATTTTTCTTCACTTGTTGAAGATATAGAAGTGAAAAATAATGAAATAAAATCTTTAAAGATTTTAGAAGTGGATAGTGGAAAAAGATATAACTATGATATAGATAAGGTTATTTTTGCCATAGGACATTCATCAAGAGATACATATAAAATGCTATATTCAAAAGGAATTGCTATGGAGAATAAACCTTTTGCTATTGGAGTAAGAATAGAACATTTAAGAAAAGATATCGATAAAATGCAGTATGGAGAAGCTGTTTCAAATCCTCTTTTAGAGGCAGCAACTTACAATATGGCTTTTAACAATAAAAAAGAAACAAGAGGAACTTTCTCATTTTGTATGTGTCCAGGTGGAGAAATTGTAAATGCCTCATCTGAAATAGGAGCTTCACTTGTCAATGGTATGAGTTATTCTACAAGAAATGGGAAATTCTCAAATTCAGCAATAGTTGTAGGAGTATCTGAAAGAGATTATGGAAGTCAAATCTTCTCAGGTATGTATTTACAAGAGGAATTAGAAAAGAAAAATTATGAGATAGTTGGAAATTACGGAGCTATATATCAAAATATTATAGATTTCATGAAAAATCAAAAAACTAGTTTTGAGATAGAAAGTAGTTACAAGATGAAATTATTTTCATATGATATAAATAATTTCTTTCCAGATTATATAAAAAGAAATCTTCATTCAGCTTTTGAGAATTGGAGTAAAAATCAATTGTTTATTTCAAATAAAGTTAATTTAATAGGACCAGAAACTAGAACTTCAGCACCAGTTAAAATCTTAAGAGATTTAAAGGGAGAATCAATTTCTGTAAAAGGAATTTTTCCTATAGGTGAAGGAGCAGGTTATGCAGGTGGAATTATGAGTGCTGCTGTTGATGGTATTAAAATTGTAGACTTAGCTTTTTCTAAAAAAATAATAGAATAG
- a CDS encoding 5-formyltetrahydrofolate cyclo-ligase has translation MNKKDARNLIKERRMNLSMEYIETASDKIFEKLLENEDFKNAKVIMSYMDFKNEVKTDKINEYIKKAGKTLVLPKVITKEKMIAIEDKNKYIVSPFGNSEPDGEEYIGEIDVIITPGVAFDREKNRVGFGRGYYDRFFAIHKNAKKIAIAFEKQIIEEGIETTEYDMKVDILVTEDNIIY, from the coding sequence ATGAATAAAAAGGATGCTAGAAATCTAATAAAAGAAAGAAGAATGAACTTATCTATGGAGTATATTGAAACTGCCAGTGATAAGATATTTGAAAAATTATTAGAAAATGAAGATTTCAAAAATGCTAAAGTTATTATGTCTTATATGGATTTTAAGAATGAAGTTAAGACAGATAAAATAAATGAATATATTAAAAAGGCTGGGAAAACTTTAGTTTTACCTAAGGTAATTACTAAGGAAAAAATGATAGCAATAGAAGATAAAAATAAATATATTGTAAGTCCTTTTGGTAATTCAGAACCTGATGGGGAAGAATATATAGGTGAAATCGATGTAATTATTACACCAGGAGTAGCTTTTGATAGAGAGAAAAATAGAGTAGGTTTTGGTAGAGGTTATTATGATAGATTTTTTGCTATTCATAAGAATGCTAAAAAAATTGCTATAGCCTTTGAAAAACAAATAATTGAAGAAGGTATTGAAACAACTGAATATGATATGAAAGTTGATATTTTAGTGACAGAAGATAATATAATTTATTAG
- a CDS encoding uracil-DNA glycosylase family protein, whose amino-acid sequence MEEISELWEELKFELGSVGIETLPKDKQEIYIGMGNRNADVLFIGNDPKLYLAEDYKVETQSSGEFLIRLFDLAGIFPEAYYITTLTKREVKIKNFDEEEKKILLDLLNMQIALISPKIIVFLGKEVAQMIENREVDLEKERGKFKKWKGNIDCYLTYDVETVIKARNESGKKAAVATNFWLDIKNIKERLDHNE is encoded by the coding sequence GTGGAAGAAATATCAGAATTATGGGAAGAACTAAAATTTGAACTTGGAAGTGTAGGTATTGAAACTTTACCTAAGGACAAACAAGAAATATATATAGGTATGGGAAATAGAAATGCAGATGTTCTATTTATAGGAAATGATCCTAAGCTATATCTTGCTGAAGATTATAAGGTTGAAACTCAATCAAGTGGAGAATTCCTTATAAGACTTTTTGATCTTGCAGGGATATTTCCTGAAGCTTACTATATAACTACACTTACTAAAAGAGAAGTTAAAATAAAGAATTTTGATGAGGAAGAAAAGAAAATACTTTTAGACTTATTAAATATGCAGATTGCTCTAATATCTCCAAAAATTATTGTTTTCTTAGGAAAAGAAGTTGCACAAATGATAGAAAATAGAGAAGTAGATCTTGAAAAAGAAAGAGGAAAATTCAAAAAATGGAAGGGTAATATAGATTGTTATCTGACTTATGATGTCGAAACTGTTATTAAGGCAAGAAATGAAAGTGGGAAAAAAGCAGCTGTTGCAACTAACTTTTGGTTAGATATTAAAAATATAAAAGAGAGGTTAGATCATAATGAATAA
- a CDS encoding spore photoproduct lyase family protein produces the protein MLYIVTALYIEAKPLISLFNLKKDNSYTKFQVFSNEDIKLIISGTGRIKSATALTYLISKEDIKKNDCIVNIGFVASNKNSQLGDIVYVSKIQNAYSDFDFYPEMIYKHNFLEGSLTTFDSIVEKKIENIEYIDMEAYGFFQTASIFFKKDKIMVLKIVSDILKDKVEDRVLVDFKDENLFTESYNNIYKFLVNFKTVNDDSDFTIIEQELIKKVLENLRLSDTMTYELFNILRYLKIKNGNIDILKKYENIEVTSKVQAKKLFEEIKNISLQKNSLEKTVLPEINKKKISLNNRFSHIYVEKKILDNKNTLEILSKFRDAKIIEIDNYKEVFSSNNQDFHLQKLGQNLILASNKPNMIYEGAVVCEDFENDNFYYTSSIINCVYDCEYCYLQGVYSSGNIVIFVDIEKVFEEVEELYNKLKSLYLCVSYDTDLLAIENICSFSEKWYHFIKDKKDLKIELRTKSANIDKFLNLDVLDNFIIAFTLSPENIALKNEKYTAGFKNRVKAIKELQNKGWKVRICIDPLIYTDDFEKNYSEMIEYLFGEIDKNKVIDVSIGVFRTSKEYLKKMRNQNKKSEILYYPFECIDGVYTYSDKLKSYMIDFIKEKFLKYINIERIY, from the coding sequence ATGTTATATATAGTAACAGCATTATATATTGAAGCCAAGCCTTTAATATCATTATTTAATTTAAAAAAAGACAATAGCTATACAAAGTTTCAAGTATTTTCTAATGAAGATATAAAATTAATTATCAGTGGAACAGGTAGAATTAAATCTGCTACAGCTTTGACTTATCTGATATCAAAAGAAGATATTAAGAAAAATGATTGTATAGTTAATATTGGCTTTGTTGCAAGTAATAAAAATTCTCAATTGGGTGATATAGTATATGTATCAAAAATTCAAAATGCTTACTCAGATTTTGATTTCTATCCAGAGATGATTTATAAACATAATTTTTTAGAAGGAAGTTTGACCACTTTTGATAGCATAGTTGAGAAAAAAATTGAAAATATAGAATATATTGATATGGAAGCCTATGGTTTTTTCCAAACAGCTTCCATTTTTTTTAAAAAAGATAAAATTATGGTTTTGAAAATTGTATCTGATATCTTGAAAGATAAGGTAGAGGATAGAGTTTTAGTAGATTTTAAAGATGAAAATTTATTTACTGAAAGCTATAATAATATCTATAAATTTCTAGTAAATTTTAAAACTGTCAATGATGACAGTGATTTCACTATCATTGAACAAGAATTGATAAAAAAAGTATTAGAAAATTTAAGATTAAGTGATACAATGACTTATGAGCTTTTTAATATATTAAGATATTTAAAAATAAAAAATGGAAACATTGATATATTAAAAAAATATGAGAATATTGAAGTAACTTCTAAGGTTCAAGCTAAAAAACTTTTTGAAGAAATAAAAAATATATCTCTACAGAAAAATAGTTTAGAAAAAACAGTTTTACCTGAGATAAATAAAAAGAAGATTTCTTTAAATAATAGATTTTCTCATATCTATGTGGAGAAGAAAATTCTAGATAATAAGAATACTTTAGAAATATTATCTAAATTTAGAGATGCTAAAATAATAGAAATAGACAACTATAAAGAAGTATTTTCTAGTAACAATCAAGATTTTCACTTACAAAAATTAGGACAAAATTTAATTCTAGCTTCAAATAAACCCAATATGATTTATGAAGGGGCTGTAGTTTGTGAAGATTTTGAAAATGATAACTTCTATTATACATCATCTATAATAAATTGTGTCTATGACTGTGAATATTGTTATCTACAAGGAGTTTATTCTTCAGGAAATATAGTTATTTTTGTGGATATAGAAAAAGTTTTTGAAGAAGTTGAAGAACTTTATAATAAGCTAAAAAGTCTATATCTTTGTGTGTCTTACGATACAGATTTACTAGCAATAGAAAATATCTGTTCTTTCTCTGAGAAATGGTATCATTTTATCAAAGATAAAAAAGATTTAAAAATTGAATTAAGAACGAAGTCAGCAAATATTGATAAGTTTTTAAATTTAGATGTTTTAGATAATTTTATAATTGCTTTTACTCTGTCACCAGAAAACATAGCTTTAAAAAATGAAAAATATACAGCAGGTTTTAAAAATAGAGTCAAGGCTATTAAAGAATTGCAAAATAAAGGTTGGAAAGTTAGAATTTGTATAGATCCTTTAATATATACAGATGATTTTGAAAAAAATTATAGTGAAATGATAGAATATCTATTTGGTGAAATAGATAAAAATAAGGTCATAGATGTAAGTATAGGAGTGTTTAGGACTTCAAAAGAATATTTAAAAAAGATGAGAAATCAAAATAAGAAGTCTGAAATTCTATACTATCCTTTTGAATGTATTGATGGAGTTTATACATATTCTGATAAATTAAAATCATATATGATAGACTTTATTAAGGAAAAATTTTTGAAATATATAAATATCGAGAGGATTTATTAA